The following DNA comes from Malania oleifera isolate guangnan ecotype guangnan chromosome 12, ASM2987363v1, whole genome shotgun sequence.
TACATCTTCCAACTCTTCAGTTCGATCAATGGCGTCGTGGTTGGAAGATTTGCAATCGCCAACAAAATCAGCAAGATCAGTAATATCCGAGGATTTACCTTCCGTTTCTTCCTCTGCATTCTCGCAGTTTATCGAACATTCGGAGGGAACATCTTTAGTTTCGAGCAATTGATCGACTGCTTGGGGAATAACATCAGAATTTCCCATAGAATCTTCAAGATTTTGACCATTCGTTACTGTACTTAGGGTTTCACTTTGACCGCCGGAAACAATCGCGTCCACCGTTTCCTGCAACGCTATCGCCTTCTTGATCGCGGCCTTTCTGAGATCCCTAACCCCGGAATCAATTCCGCGAACCGAGTCTAACCGGAGAAGCAAAGCCATGAGCGTCTCGGTTACCTTCAGCCGTTCCTTCGAATCTTTCCGGATCGAATCAACGACTTCGCTCGTCGAAATCCTCCGCTCGATCTCATCGACCTCTCGCCTAATCGCCGAGATCCTCTTCACGCTCTTCCTCACCAAAAACCCTCTGAACACCTTCTGGATCTTCGCTGCAGAGGTCGACCGTGTCGCCTCCGAGCCGACGAAGTGAACCGGAATGGAGACCACCTTCGGGGCAGCCTTCGGAGACGGCGCCATTTGGCGATGCTGCACAGGAATTCCCCGCACGCTCGGGGCGTAGCGAGGGTGGGATGTCGGATTCCAATGGTTTCTGAAGAAGCGACTATCCATCAAATGGTCGGTAGATTGAAAGCTCTGtagaaaatcaaagaaagaacCAAATTGTTTGCTCGCTGTGCAAATTGTGTGCTCCACGACGGATGAAAGatgaaaatttcaatttatagagagagagagagagagagagagagagagagagagagagagagttctggaAGTTTCTGTTGGAAATTATGGCAGTCGAAGGTTTTAGATGCTTCTTCCTGCTTCTGGATAACTGTGGATTCTTCCATCTGGCGGCGGTGGATAAGGCGCATGATAGCATGCCCCACAGTTGCGCGGGttcttaaataaattttattttggaaaaaaaaaattatcactttagttgttttttttcaattatttaaaatttgctcagaaaaaaaaaataaagtatttaaattttataattttataatggGTGTGTTTTAACAAATTTCGTATAAAATCATATACTTAAAATATAAtgctccaaaaataattattatagaaggatgtagtgatttaaaaaaataaataaatataaataaataattaattaattaaaatttattaattaatttattctatttatttattaaattattattaatcaaataatataatgtcacaacctgcttattttttcacatatattttttttatatataatatcaatatcacatatcttATATttcaactcagcaggtcacaatccacctcgACCCGTGGGCACcaaggatatatcagaacataaagcagaagccctaatagcagaaaatatacaaacatgtacatctcaataccatataccacaatatattaGAGTTATTATAATCACtgtattttaatatatacatcccaaaaataaaacttagggacatttcccacaaaatctaactgtccctacaaaacttacccttcaaaaagggcagatagaccgtactatatcatcggggcttttcccgctctcctatccggggctcctgaaaagttaataagatttaagggtgagacacctctcagtaaggaaaataaactaatactagtgtgtggtaacataagTAAtctatgttctacatatatcatacataacatattcagtactgtttatcaaatctgggaaaacatatgcatatcaaaacatgacagaatatactccattttcataaacatttctcatctcatatcataataataataacataaaaacaatcatattaggttagctggctgttgtcatgtattacccccacatgactgggttatgtggcccgaaggccggacctgacaatggttggccgactactgtcaagtcaaacaatagtctgtaggtccgatgggtctacccagactagtccgtacaccaggggcgataacaacacacttcttgaaaataaccacatcgaccatccaatcccacaccactccgtacagcggcgttaatacagatatcatgatcacgaggaccatggacacatagcaacggtaccgtgcaagtgctagcctagatcaagccaaccagattctgatattatatacatatactaaaatcgtgatacatggatatctcatatcaataattatcaaatcaatcataccatttttcacatatacatatttcatgaaaatcatcggctcgtacgccggaattacacattttatcatagctcggcccgtacgtcggcaaatcacataacacagctcgtacgctggcaaatcacatagctcggcccgtacgccggcaaatcacataacacagcccgtacgctagcaaatctcatccacatagtacggcccgtacgccggcaaacatatccacatagcacggtccgtacgccgacaaatcacacacacacacacacacacacatatatatatatatatatatatatatctcggcccgtacgccgattttccatcatagaaatccatatcgttctcattcccagaaaatagtatttcacaacatttttatactcatgccaccctaaacaaattttccacgtattcaacatatcatcatttaaacagtatttttcaaatataaatcatatatataaatatatttatttttcctaaaaccagatgctacatatatatatacatgcattttctcaaaacaaaattagtttagtttatccccttacctgattcctgaaaaacccctaagaaaatctttcccgtacccacaaggttttcaattcaacaccctgaaaatgaaaactcgtagaattaaagttcagta
Coding sequences within:
- the LOC131144051 gene encoding uncharacterized protein LOC131144051, translating into MDSRFFRNHWNPTSHPRYAPSVRGIPVQHRQMAPSPKAAPKVVSIPVHFVGSEATRSTSAAKIQKVFRGFLVRKSVKRISAIRREVDEIERRISTSEVVDSIRKDSKERLKVTETLMALLLRLDSVRGIDSGVRDLRKAAIKKAIALQETVDAIVSGGQSETLSTVTNGQNLEDSMGNSDVIPQAVDQLLETKDVPSECSINCENAEEETEGKSSDITDLADFVGDCKSSNHDAIDRTEELEDVTVEATLALDLQNCVETAPDSNESKMIRDGLCEDHGAQDSEANKELPTSQMFVENQNATPSASECAEEIIAPIPSDQSDSAANSPSPTERGEEDPNAKPREEKNIGQSDVREGNGNKKNRELIERMMEENEKLMGLMTNLYERNAIQTSLLSYLSQRVEQLERAFVCEKLRRKKKKKRHSGGAGDVSDQSPDGKKCGKRY